One window of Candidatus Palauibacter scopulicola genomic DNA carries:
- a CDS encoding sodium:solute symporter family protein, producing the protein MPAWLIVFLVTIGYLLASLAIGLASGRHASDSTEGYVAGDRSLNFLVLYFIMGASVFSAFAFLGGPGWAYSRGAAAFYILAYASVGLVPWYFFGPRVAALGRRFGYVTQAELFAHRFDSRAIPAILAVLSIFAFVPYLVIQMKGAGYVFNVVTEGRVPQWAGSAIAYGVVLVYVFRSGVLGVGWTNTFQGMFMMVLAWGLGLYLPAKLHGGVGPMFDAIAAGLPDMLRGPGLGADGQPWSWGAYSSSVAISAFGFSVWPHYFMKIYTARDVDTLKRTVVYYPTFALFLVPILFIGFSGVLAFPGVEPADAILPTIVTSALIGLPPVIVGLFCAGALAASMSTGDALLHAAGSVAVRDFWGNLRPGALDDAAQRRWIRLMVILVGAASYGLALIPGLSLVELLLLSYGFIAQLFPLTVVTFLWRGVTRAGALWGLVTGGAIAFFLDLALRLDLVSAAATAGVHPGIYGMVGNVLVMIAVSRHTGRLAPAHVAEFIDN; encoded by the coding sequence ATGCCGGCCTGGCTGATCGTCTTCCTCGTCACGATCGGGTACCTGCTCGCCTCGCTCGCGATCGGGCTCGCCTCCGGCCGCCACGCCTCGGACAGCACGGAGGGCTACGTCGCGGGCGACCGCTCGCTGAACTTCCTCGTCCTCTACTTCATCATGGGGGCCTCGGTGTTCAGCGCGTTCGCCTTCCTGGGCGGGCCCGGCTGGGCCTATTCGCGCGGGGCGGCGGCCTTCTACATCCTCGCCTACGCCTCCGTCGGGCTCGTCCCGTGGTACTTCTTCGGCCCGCGCGTCGCCGCTCTCGGCCGGCGTTTCGGCTACGTCACACAGGCCGAACTCTTCGCGCACCGCTTCGACAGCCGCGCGATCCCGGCCATCCTCGCGGTCCTCTCCATCTTCGCCTTCGTCCCCTACCTGGTGATCCAGATGAAGGGGGCGGGATACGTCTTCAACGTGGTGACGGAGGGACGCGTCCCGCAGTGGGCCGGGTCCGCAATCGCGTACGGGGTCGTCCTCGTCTACGTCTTCCGGAGCGGCGTGCTGGGAGTCGGCTGGACGAACACGTTCCAGGGGATGTTCATGATGGTGCTCGCGTGGGGGCTCGGCCTCTACCTGCCGGCGAAGCTGCACGGCGGCGTGGGTCCCATGTTCGACGCGATCGCCGCCGGGCTCCCGGACATGCTGCGGGGGCCGGGACTCGGGGCGGACGGACAGCCGTGGAGCTGGGGCGCCTACTCGAGTTCGGTCGCCATCTCCGCCTTCGGGTTCAGCGTGTGGCCGCACTACTTCATGAAGATCTACACGGCCCGCGACGTCGACACCCTCAAGCGGACGGTCGTCTATTATCCGACCTTCGCGCTCTTCCTCGTCCCGATCCTCTTCATCGGGTTCTCGGGCGTGCTCGCCTTCCCCGGCGTCGAGCCCGCGGACGCCATCCTGCCCACGATCGTGACGTCGGCGCTGATCGGCTTGCCGCCGGTCATCGTGGGACTCTTCTGCGCGGGGGCGCTCGCGGCCTCGATGTCCACGGGCGACGCGCTCCTGCACGCGGCGGGATCCGTGGCCGTCCGCGACTTCTGGGGAAACCTGCGGCCCGGTGCGCTGGACGACGCGGCGCAGCGGCGCTGGATCCGCCTCATGGTGATCCTCGTGGGCGCCGCCAGCTACGGGCTCGCGCTGATCCCCGGACTCAGCCTCGTGGAGTTGCTGCTCCTCAGCTACGGGTTCATCGCACAGCTCTTCCCGCTGACGGTCGTGACCTTCCTGTGGCGGGGCGTCACGCGCGCGGGGGCGCTGTGGGGCCTCGTGACGGGCGGCGCCATCGCGTTCTTCCTCGATCTGGCGCTGCGGCTGGATCTCGTCTCAGCGGCCGCGACCGCCGGCGTTCACCCGGGGATCTACGGCATGGTCGGGAACGTCCTCGTCATGATCGCCGTCTCCCGCCATACCGGGCGCCTCGCCCCCGCGCACGTCGCCGAGTTCATCGACAACTAG
- a CDS encoding M20/M25/M40 family metallo-hydrolase, translated as MTMSNDRTVSELSGEGLDACVRFLQRLIRTQSMPGEEGELAMLVVDEMRELGYDEVEYDAAGNVIGLLRGLGDAPSVMFNTHLDHVDAGDPADWPHDPYGGEIHDGLLWGRGAIDIKGPLAAQMHGVARLIAAGRRPPGDVYVTGTVQEEVGGLGARYMAETLRPDLVLIGEPSRNEVRRGHRGRIELRVQVRGKMAHASMTDIGRNPLTVLGRFLAALEDVDLAHDPDLGTCSIAPTLIGTDQTSGNVIPGLAEVTLDCRTVTGQDAASLREQLLPVLRACEIEGSSSDILIPQHERSSYAGYEMTYPADNPALSLPADHDAVRTAVEVLAGPLGAEPPVDIWDFATDGGHFGLAGMTVVGFGPGDDRLAHTVNEHIVIDELARGIRGNAALAFLWPARYARAS; from the coding sequence ATGACCATGTCAAACGACCGCACCGTTTCGGAGTTGTCCGGCGAGGGACTCGACGCCTGCGTCCGGTTCCTCCAGCGGCTCATCCGCACGCAGTCGATGCCCGGCGAAGAAGGCGAACTCGCCATGCTCGTCGTCGACGAGATGCGCGAGCTCGGCTACGACGAAGTCGAGTACGACGCGGCGGGCAACGTCATCGGTCTCCTCCGGGGGCTCGGCGACGCTCCCTCTGTGATGTTCAACACCCACCTCGACCATGTGGACGCCGGGGATCCGGCCGACTGGCCCCACGACCCCTACGGCGGCGAAATACATGACGGCCTGCTGTGGGGGCGCGGTGCGATCGACATCAAGGGACCGCTCGCGGCGCAGATGCACGGCGTCGCCCGGCTCATCGCCGCCGGACGGCGGCCCCCCGGCGACGTCTACGTAACCGGAACGGTACAGGAGGAAGTCGGGGGACTCGGTGCCCGCTACATGGCCGAAACGCTACGGCCCGACCTGGTCCTGATCGGCGAGCCCAGCCGCAACGAGGTCCGTCGCGGACACCGGGGCCGGATCGAACTCCGCGTCCAGGTGCGGGGGAAGATGGCCCACGCCTCGATGACCGACATCGGCCGCAATCCGCTGACTGTGCTCGGACGGTTCCTCGCCGCGCTGGAGGACGTCGACCTCGCGCACGATCCCGACCTGGGCACCTGCTCGATCGCCCCGACGCTCATCGGGACGGACCAGACCAGCGGCAACGTCATCCCGGGCCTGGCGGAAGTCACGCTCGACTGCCGCACCGTGACCGGGCAGGACGCGGCCTCGCTCAGGGAGCAACTCCTTCCGGTGCTGCGGGCGTGCGAGATCGAGGGGTCAAGCAGCGACATCCTGATCCCGCAGCATGAGCGCTCCAGCTACGCGGGGTACGAGATGACGTACCCGGCCGACAACCCGGCGCTCTCGCTGCCCGCCGACCACGACGCGGTCCGGACGGCGGTCGAGGTCCTGGCCGGTCCGCTCGGGGCCGAGCCGCCGGTCGACATCTGGGACTTCGCGACCGATGGCGGACACTTCGGGCTCGCGGGCATGACCGTGGTCGGCTTCGGGCCCGGGGACGACCGCCTGGCCCACACCGTGAACGAGCACATCGTGATCGACGAACTGGCGAGGGGAATCCGCGGCAACGCCGCCCTCGCGTTCCTGTGGCCGGCCCGCTACGCCCGAGCGAGCTAG